The Xiphophorus couchianus chromosome 3, X_couchianus-1.0, whole genome shotgun sequence genome segment CAGGAGCTCATAAGTTGCTTATTTGCGGCATCTGAGCTGGATCTGAGCCGCAACGTGCAGAAGGTAAGCGGAGCCGTGGTGGGTTCACAGCTGCTGCAGTGTTACGGAATGACCATATATGGGGTTGAACCAGATCATTTAGCTCTGATGGTAGCTGCGGGAAGCTAAAGCGAAAGGAAGCAAAATACACAATAATGGTACGACATAAATTAATCCATCATAATCCTCTGCTTAGCTTTCTTGATTTGCAATGCTATAACTGTTCATGCCGCACAAAAAcgcaaaaatacataaaatcatttaaaataataaaaaaaagtatatatatttgtgttaaCCAGCCTGTCAGTCAGGCTAAACTGGGATTGAATGCATGTCCTAGCATAAGTTCAGTCTTTTCAAGTGTGTGCTTTTTAATCATGCATTCCTCACTAAAATGTGTTGCAGGCTCTCTGTTTACATGTGGTTGCTGGGCTTCACAACACACCACAGGTAGAGTCGGTGGTGCCAAGGGCCTCCTGTCAAAGCACAAACTCTGAACATGGTGAGGCTGGAGTTGGACCAGGTGGTaatgaggaggatgaaggagGACGACATTGAAGTAGTGAAAGCCCTTGTTAAGGTTAGCTGAGTTCCTTTCGTTTAAAAgctatctatatattttttgtatgcTCTTTCAGTTTGAATCTTTTTCCTACCAGGAAGGCTGCGAGGGCACTGAGAACCGTCTCATCTTACACATCCTCACACGTCCACTCTGCCTTTTCATCCTGGCTGTTTTCTCCTCGATCCTGCGCTGCCTTGTTCACTCTTTCATCCTGGCCCTCGCTATCCCTGTGTTCCtgctgattgtttttctcaagATCACTATGCCACGGTCAACGGGGGTCCTGGGCAGCAGTCGCCCCTACTGGGACTACGTTGGCAGTAGCTACAGAGGCCAACAGGATGAGACGCTACAGAATCCTTACTGCAGGATCAGTGGGAAAACACCAGGAACAAAAAAGGTGATTATTGCCCAAAATAAGTTGTGTTTacttaaatgtatataaatgtttttatagattttcatttgtgttcaGACATGTAGCTCATGTTATTGATTACCATGATCAAGATCAACATTGAGACAAGAAATAATATGATGCACAAGGCAGTCGAGAATGGTGCTGAAAGTTTCCAAAGAGTGATGAAATTCTCGCATGACAAATTGGCCaccctagaaaaaaaaatattgcatagTCTAAAAGCTCCAACTTCAGTTTCTAAAATGAAGATTTATATTATGATGTAAGGATGATGGTGTAAGGACAAATGTTTTCAGGTAGCAATAGCTCGGAGATCCCTCAAACTGGCCGCCCTGTGGAGCGCCAAGTCTATTAATAAAAACCGGTGATAAATGGCTACTTCTGacaaaatttgtcatttaaaacaatatttctgtattaCCCACACATCAGCAAAATAGCCTACGTTTTATTAGCCAGCCAAGCAAATAGACGTGCAAGTCTCACTTTAATACACACAGTTTGTTTTACTGATGGATGTTGCACCACAGTAATGTAGGTGTCAACGGTTTATTCTGAAGACAACATCTGTCACTCTATACGTCCATTCAAAGTTAGTTTCCCTACAACAACAAGTAAGTTGTCCCTAAAATGTCCCTTCAAGATTATGATGCATATTGACAACTGAATGAAAGATGAAGTATCACTCTTTTATTTGGCTCATGCAcggtggaaaaataaatctttcttgCTGACATAGGATCtattaaaacacaacacagctgcaaagaaaacacatttacttaCCTGAAAATCCCTGTAGGTGCACAAAAACAGCTATGGTTGCCTTGGTGGTCTGTCTGTTAACTCCCAACTTGAACTGTCTGTTTTGTGTCCTCTTTCCTCAGGTTTGGGTTATTATGTACCTTAATCCAAGATTCCATTTGTTTCATAATCTTGAGgcaaaaagtatttaaagcagaaaaactgcTTTTGGGGGAGTGAGGACAAATCAATGAATCATTTCCTGTGTACACTCTCTTTGTAGAAGGGGTGTTCactacatgtttttgttgtgtcaCCGATAAGCGGCCACACATCTGTTCAGCATGCCCcagttgaaaagaaaacagtctCTTCTCCGTTTAAGGGCTTCAAGATGGTGGGGTAACGAATGCTATGTCATCATAATTATATGAAAGAGCATTTACTTTGATAAACAATGCAGAGACTTGATTTGTGTTTCATGCTTTTAGGTTTTTCAAGGACTTCTGTCTCTAAAATACGGTGCTATCTGGTCATTAGCATTTGCATCCGAACATCGCACGCGtgtaaaatctcattttttGTTCAGCAACGGCGCAGACTTGGAtgcaaagacaaagacaaggaaacATCATCAGAGAAGATCACTGCAGAGAGAGAGCAAGCAGCAGGTCAGGTGTGGGTGGCAGACTGCGAAGGGGATATCGTGGGCTGCGTCTTCCGTGAGAGCGAGACACGTCCGAGTGTGAGGAGGATCTGCAGGCTTGTGACGGGCTGCTGGTACCGCAGGGAGGGTCTGGGTCGTCTTCTGGTCCAGAGTCTGGAACTGAAGGAGAGGGAGAGCGGCGCACGTAGGGTGTACGCACACATACCCTACCCGTCCAAAGTAGGCGAAGCCTTCTTCAGGAAAGTGGGCTATCGGCAGCCTGGTGAGGCTGATGAAGAAGATGACGATGAGATGAAGAACGAGACCCCAGAGAGAGGTTTTATGGGGTACCCTCTCACTAAGGTGTTCTACAAAGACTTGTGATTGACAATCGAGTCAAGGCAATTAGAATAACGGCACGTTTACTTGTTAACCCTTGAATTATGCGATATTaatgaaagtatttatttatcatgTGCGTCGGCgctatttaattttaaatgacatcTCCATTTTGATAAAGCAATCGGTTTCTCTTTGTTTATTCATGCAAAAAAGACATTGCGAAGTCTGAGATGTGCTGTACTTTGCACTCGTTTGATCAAGTAAATCATTTCTGTCAAGtctgtttctttgtcttgcatCCACGCGTCTCTTTTGTGAAGCTCCTCAACGCAACAATGCAATGCATTTGAACGACTGAAGGCGTTCGCTCTGGTGTGAAACGATAGAGATGTGTAGGTGTTTGTACAGTTACTGTAGAGGAAGTGTGTGTGGTTTATGTGAATGTGCAGAATTTATCTTCGATCTCAGGGCTCGTCTGTTGCTGCTCACCTTCACACTCACAGAGATTGTGACTCTGCAGAAACAACCGATGCtcccttttgtttctttaatccttgcagttttgttacattttagatATTGATCAACAGGTTTTATATTAATTCTTAAATGTTTGTGGTATTCAAAggtttcttcatattttttcatgttaaagtAAGCTCAATCTCGTTTTACCATATCAGTGAAATGTTGCAACACTTGTAACCAGAGGCAATAACTGTTTGATACCTtttgaaagtattcacaccccttgagcttttacatattttatcacATCAAAATCATACATTGTGGTATATAAGGATTTTTCATGTGACAGACAAACTCAAGATGTCACACAactgagaaggaggaggagaatgaTGCATGTCTTTTATGaatttttgcaattaaaaatctaaaaacaagtGTGCTATGCCTTCATTTCTAGTCATGCCCTCCACAAATCTGGTCAGAAACGTAGCCAGAAGAAGGcaaacaaaaaggttttcaggTCATACAAGCCTGAAATTGAACTTTCTGACCTAGATGCAGACACTGTTTGTTCTGAAAAACTACCACTGCAGATGAACTGGAAGTCTGCATCTCTGTGATTAAAAACTTGGAGGCAGCACCCTTCTGTGGAGATGTTTTCCTTTATCTGGGTGAGGAAAAATGGAAACCTGCCGGAGGATGCAAAAGACATGAgatggaggttcaccttccggCCACGAAACCTAAGCAAAAAGTCAAATCAATGACGGGATGGGTTATatacaagtttatttattttaaatatctctgTATaaaatggccaagtcaaagtcgtCACTACAATCCAAAAAGGAATCTTTGAAAAGGCTTACAAATGGCTGCCTACAGACATTCTCCATCCATTCTAACCAAGCTTgaactgttttgcaaagaagaaaggaCAAAAATTTCAGCCCTGCTGCTTCACAATCATGCACTGGTTGATGTTGGCCTATAATACAAAACACTAGAGAAACGCATTAAAGTTCATGGTTATAAcatataaagaaatgaaaaaaatgttcaagaggtatgaatacttttgtaaggcagATCGTGTATGATTTTAAGGATAAATGTTGCAGCTCGTGATTGCCACAACATTGTAAAGATTAATTCCGAATATTGCAGGTTATAACCTGGTTTcctttttgattgtttataaTTTACAGATTAAAGTGCAATGCAATAAACATATATACATAAGGTCTCTGAGTTAGGCGTGAGTGTGGTTTGCAGGTGACTGTCAGCTTATGTGAGAGTGAAAATGCACGCAACCCTCCCCCCTGCCTGAGGCTAACCTTAATATGGTTAGCAGCCCTCATGTTTTCCTCAATGCGAATCTACCCTCCTCCTAACCACAGACATTGTCAATGCAGCGTCAGTGCGGCACCAGTAAACACCACAGGATGTCTATACAATGCACGCGTGTGTGAGAAGAAGGTATTTGACACCTGGTGTGGAGACAAAAATAGGCCCCAAGTGAAATGCAAACTCATGCATgcttcaaaatgctttaaaaagtgcaaatgaGAAAGATTAGGAAATAGTGAATACAGTGTTGAATCCATAAAGTTGTGCATCCTTGAAgcaatttgcattaaaaaaaacaacataaatttaAACTCGATTGTCACAAAAAGCCACTTTTTACTGTAGCTATAATCTCAAAATTAGTCAAACCTTTCACGACTAGCATCTTTAGTGTTTACTACACCGACCGTTAGCTGTTATGACCTGCTGCACACTTGATTCATGGATGACACCAGCTTCTGGCTGCATTCCTGAGGGAATGCAGCCCTCTGCATTGGCGAACTAGACATTCATTAATATTCTTGGGTTTGTGTGCTGACAGCAAACGTTTCGAATCCCTTCAGAGATTCTTAATGAACTACGAGTCAATTGTAATCCTAAATGCTCTACTATCTGCtagaacattttctaaaacaaaagcTGGATGGAAACAAAACGGCCCCACCCAAGGCATCACTGAGCCACTACCATGCGTCACTGTAGGTACCATGTTCTTTTCCATGTTTcattcttcctcctcctccttctcttctcAGATTGATCTGAGAAGAGAAGGTCCAGTTTTATTGCTCCACACAACAGAATCCTCAAACCTCACAGGCTTGTTTTAATAGTCTTGAACAAATTGTAGCTCAATTTTCTGGTTGTTAATGGTGAGTTGCAGTGCAGTCCTTGAAGTTCAGGCTCGGCACATTTCATGTTGTGCTTTACTCTGCAAACCGAAACTCACCACTTGGTGCATGTCTTTTGTAATCAGTGGAGGCTTTTTGACCACCTGAATCCTAAGGAAACTGGCTGCAGCCCTTGATAGCGTCTCATCTTCCAGGTTTAGGTGGTGTAATGACTCTTCctttaactttaaactttaGCAAAATACTTTCAGCTATTCTTTTGAatccttttatttctttgtgcaAGGCAACAATCCTTTTTCTTCCTAGACAATTTTCTTTCCATATTTCTGATATGGAATAAAACATTATGAACAGCATTCCAGgtattttgaaatgtaacatCTCTAGCAAATGTTGCTAAAGATGGCCTGGATTAGTTGCGCCATGGCTGATTATTCAGGAGGTATGAATAGTTTTCAGACAGCAGCATTGAAAGTAGTATTTAGAGTTGAATAAAATCATTACTATTTAAATGGTCTATATGTAATTTATATAATGtacatatattttgtaatttagagtttttgacaaacaaaatttGTAGTTGAAGTTGAACAATTTTAGCTGCAATTGTAACAAATTCATCTGCTTTGTATCTTCTTCTACAAACAAAAGTACcggtactttaaaaaaaattattttcaacactttttgttcaGCATCAGATAATTTCCTCATTACTGTCAAACTGCAGACACCTGTAAACTGGGCTTCTACCCGCCAGATATGTAGCTATTATTGTTGTCAGGAAACAGATGTGAGTTCACACACTGGAAAGAAAGTCTGTTTGTAACTGTGGTCATATGCGTCTGCACGGTatggcagtgtgtgtgtgtgtgtgtgtgtgtgtgtgtgtgtgtgtgtgtgtgtgtgtgtgtgtgtgtgtgtgtgtgtgtgtgtgtgcgtgcgtgcagGGTGTGGGCGGGTGGGTTTCGGAAAATATGACTTGGCATTTCTTACACTCGCTTTCTCCCCTTCTGACTTCAGGTTAAATGTACATGTCTAGCCATTCTAGAGTACccctgaaaaaaaatttaaaaaaataaaacagtgcaCGAGAGGGGCTGGAAATAGTGCATGTGAGCGTTCACGTGTGACTGAGATATGACCTTGGTCAACTGCGGTGGAGCCCAGAGAACTGGGTGGGAAGTGGTTACATACAGTCTGACATTAAATGAGCTCCTTGAAGTTGAAAAGGGACCAATGCACACAAGTTTAATGTGCGGAGACATTAAGAAACGTGCACTGTCAGAGTAATGCAATAAGATGTGAGGTCGCTCAGAGCATGCAGACGCACAAGCATGAATCACTCTAAATTTGGGGGCACCACACAATCGTTGGATAAATTGGATAAATTTGTTCCAGATGATGTATAACATATAGACAGTGTTAATGACATGGCCGCACAGATGAGCTCCAAAAACAGCCACCCTGGGAAACGGTGAATTCCCCCAACCGCAGAGTACACGACAGGGTAAGGGGAGTCATGGGAAAGCAGCATGGCTGCAGGCAGTGCCACTGAGCAAACGGACCGAGCTGAGGAGCTAAAACAGACGGAGCAAAGGAAACATGAGagcaaaataatacaaagtctGGCACCTGGCTGGTAAAGCATCTGAAAGTTCAAAGGCAAACTGTGGCTGGTCAGCTGGATGGATGACCGGTCCAGTAGACACGTAGGGTGAGGAAGGCTGATTAAAGCCTTGCTACTCAGCCTGACACAGTTTGGGAAAACCCAGATCTGTCTGGGAACGACTGAGGAAGTGGCGGTGGAGGGGTGCAAGCTAGGTGGAAAATTTTAATGGGAGGAGGGCTAAGTTACAGATCAAGGTgaggaaggttttttttattccttctgtGATCTGGGAAAACCTTAGGGTGGAAGTCAGTGGTCAAGGCTTGGAAAGTTTTCAGGGAGCTGGCTCATTTTCTGACGTTTGTGAGAAACCAGAGTCTACAAAAAACGTCAAACACTCCTCCCATGTGTGGTCTTAGGGATTATTCAATAAAATCTGCAAAGTGCCgaaatgaaattacatttttgctgtCTAAGCTGCAGGTGCATCATGGAAAGTTAATTTATCtcagtgaaaaaaatgaaactataGGGGTAACTAGAATAAGTTGAATCAAAGGGTAAGTAGAGCCACCCCTTATAACTAGTGAACAGTAACTAACTATTTGTAACTAAATAGTTAGTAGTAAGGCATCATTTAATGAAGTTTGTGAAGGTAAGAGCCTCATGGGTAAAGTGGTTagacttttctttcttaaagACCGTTTTTCACCCTTGAAAGTGAATTTAGTCCATCATAAGTTTCAAAAGAATTGTGTTTACCAtaatagacattttaattttgttttacttatcaATTGTGCAATGTGTGAGCTACATCTACATCATGAGATCATAAAAGATTTTAGTTGTGGGCACAAATAAATTCGAAATGGTAGCTTTTGGGTAAGTTGAGCCAATCGCTAAATCAGCTTGTGGCTCTGCTCTGGTGTTAGTGAACGTCTtggtcatcacaacaatgcccATTGTTTCTCTATGAAGAACATAGACGACATggtctttaaaacaaatactggTACCTTTGGCAGGATGAGCAGGCAACAAATCCTGGGCTTTGCTTCAAAATTCCTTCAAAGCTGTATGTATCACTTGTCTTGTGCACCTTtttcaattaaactttttccttcctctaaATTTTCCATCAACATTCAATAAACATGGGACAACCTTAACGGTGACCTTTTATGATTTTCCTTAGTGTCGGAACGCCTTGCTGCTGGACAAATTGTCTACTTCATGATTGCGTGGGCTGGATAATATTTCtgctctaaaaacattttttaattggtCTTAATTGTTTTCTGAGAAACAGACAATTctgaaatcaacaaaaacataaaacaccacGTAATGAATACAACACACTGTACAacattgtctttttaaataaattaacttttcaatgattttccattttattgagAAGCATTTGCGAAAGTAAGTTTCTCAAATTGCTTGATGAACTCATGTCACTTAAACCAAAATGGAATTTTAAAAGAAGATAATTACaactacaaataaattaaagcttcaatattttacaacagaaaacagttAACCAACCATCTGTTCTATATAACGCCCCCCCAAACtcactttgaaaaatgtctttgaCCAACCAGCAGCTGCCTTTGCTTGATGCAGGATGTTTATGTTTGGAGGTATAGGTTCTCAGTTCCCTCCTTTTAACCCcctcagcacacacacacacacacacgcccgcacacgcacgcacacatgcacgcacacatgcacgcccacgcacgcacacacacaattgcacacacaaacacacacacactttcactcTTTCTCATTTACCTCCATTTAATACCCACGCCTGACAAGTGACAAGGCAAAGCGCGGCTTTTGAAATGATTACAAAGCTAGACAGGTGAGCAAAATGGATGAATTCTGTTAATACTTTACATCTTcatctctgttttgtcatttagaGTACGCAAACCGTTAAAGGGAAACTCTAACTGAGAAGTTAGagttaaagggaaaaaataaatcgggaagttttaattctttttttaaatacatttattacacGACCACACTTTGATGCTAATTTATGGTTATTAAATAGAGCAAAATCAAGGTTTCAGTATTAATAACTGCTGAACAACTGTCTTGGTTTCACTAAAAGTTGTGAAACTGAGAATGAGAAAAAGTTTTGGTAGTGAATGTTAGCTGTTGTTCCACTGCCCATAACACCTAATTTAGTTAACCACAGATTTTACATGACTTTCTTACTCTAACTTCTCAGATTAAAATTTAAACCAGCGGCTCCTCTCAATGATTCATTGAGCTCCAGACCTGATTTGGCGGTGGATTTTACTGTAATAGCATATCTGCAAATGACTAATGAGCTGCACACCATAACACGATGAGTCATTTATTTGATGCTTTGAAAAAGCATCTATAGCCTGTTTAGTGTTAAGCTTGTCACACATCGCTTCAGCTTAAATCTTTCCCCATTTTTCACAGGGTACTATTAcccaaaaaaaaattcatctaTCATTACAAGAACATGCGCTGGGCAAGAGGTCGATGTGAGACATACCTCTGCTTTGTGGTGAAGAAGCGAGTGGGACCAGACTCCCTGTCCTTTGA includes the following:
- the nat14 gene encoding putative N-acetyltransferase 14, with amino-acid sequence MVRLELDQVVMRRMKEDDIEVVKALVKEGCEGTENRLILHILTRPLCLFILAVFSSILRCLVHSFILALAIPVFLLIVFLKITMPRSTGVLGSSRPYWDYVGSSYRGQQDETLQNPYCRISGKTPGTKKQRRRLGCKDKDKETSSEKITAEREQAAGQVWVADCEGDIVGCVFRESETRPSVRRICRLVTGCWYRREGLGRLLVQSLELKERESGARRVYAHIPYPSKVGEAFFRKVGYRQPGEADEEDDDEMKNETPERGFMGYPLTKVFYKDL